The Streptomyces hundungensis genome contains the following window.
CAGGTCCTCGACGAGGGTGGCCAGCTTGCCGGTCTCGGCCGAGATCAGGCGCACCGCGCGCGCCGTGTCGGGGTCGAGCCCGTCGGCGTCCTCGTCCAGCACCTCGGTCACGGCGAGCATCCCCGCCAGCGGGGTGCGCAGTTCGTGGCTGACGTCCGAGGCGAAGCGCCTGGCCCGCGCCTCTGCCTTCTGCAACTCCTCGACGGATCGCTCCAGTTGCTCCGCCGACTCGTTGAACGTCCAGGCCAGGTCGGCGAGTTCGTCCGACCCCTTGACCTCGATCCGGGTGTCGAGTCTGCCCTTGCCCATGCTGCTGGCGGCCCGCCGCAGATCGCGCACCGGCCGCAGCACACTGCGCGCGGCGAGCAGCGCCGGCACCACGGCGACGGCGAGGGCGGGCAGCGCGCCGTTCTTGGCGGCCGAGACCATCGCCTGGATGGTGACGCTCTCCGTCCTGAGGTCCATCACGGCGTACAGGTACACCCCGCTGTGCTGCTCGCTGGAGCCGCGGTCGAACATCACCGGCATGCCGATGGTCAGATAGGGGGTGCCGTCCTGGATCACCCGCTGGAACGAGCCGTGCGCGTTGGCGTGCGTCTGGTTGCGCAGCTCGTCGGTGATCACGGTGGAGGTGGGCCGGCTGGTGGAGGAGGCGCGCAGGGTCCCGTACTCGGCGAACACGAACCACGGGTGCGGCTTGCCCGCCCTGGCCAGGCTTCGGCACGCGTTCTGGAGGGCCGCGGCGGAGGCGGGCAGCGCGAAGTACTCGTTGGCTATCTGTTCGCGGAACTGCTCGACGGCCTGGTCCTGGGCCTGTTTGAGGATGGCGGAGCGGGCCGACTGGTAGGTGAGGGCGGCGGTGGTGAGCGCGCTGACCGCGGCCACCAGCAGGAACGCGGCGATCAGCCGGGTGCGCAGTCCGGGGCGCAGGGAGCGGCGGACCGGGAACCTCACAGCGGCCCGAAGCGGTAGCCGAAGCCGCGCACGGTCTGGATGTAGCGGGGTGCGCCGTCGGGGCCCGCGGTGTCGCCGAGCTTCTGGCGCAGCCGCCGCACACACGCGTCGACCAGCCGGGCGTCACCGTGGTAGCTGTGCTCCCACACCGATTCCAGGAGCTGCTGACGGCTGAAGACCTGCTCGGGCGAGGCCGCCAGGTGCAGCAGGAGCTTCAGTTCGGAAGGGGCGAGAGCGAGGCGTTCGCCGTTCTTCGCGGCGGTCAGACCGGCCCGGTCCAGGGCGAGTTCACCGTGGACCTCGGGGCCACCGCGGGTGACGGGGTCGGCGAGGCGGCGCAGTACGGCGCGGATGCGGGCCTCGATGACCTCGGTGCGGGCGGGCTTGACGATGTAGTCGTCGGCGCCTGCCTCCAGGCCGATCACCACGTCGAAGTCGTCGCCGCGCGCGGTGAGCATGATGATCGGCAGCTGGCTGGTCTCGCGTATCCGGCGGCAGACCTGGACGCCGTTCATGCCGGGCAGCATCAGGTCGAGCAGCACCAGTTCGGGGTGGAAGGACGTGAGCGCTGCGAGTCCTGCCTCGCCGGTCCCGGCCGTCAGCACCTCGTGGCCGCGGCGGCGCAGCCCGAGTTCGACCCCTTCGCGGACGGAGGGGTCGTCTTCTATGAGGAGCACGCGGGGCATGGTCGTCAGTATCCCAACCGTCTCGATCGTCCTGTCACCGGGCTCGATGCCTTCCGCTCTCCTGTCACCGGGCTCGATGCCTTCCGCCGCCGCGCACCTTGTCGAGCACGGCGTCGAGGCCGGTGAGCCCGAGCGGGCGGGCCAGCAGGGCGAGCACCACGACGAGCGCCACGACTCCGGCGGCGGCCGCCGCGACGCTGCCCAGCGGGTCGAGGGCGCGGGCCGCGACGTAGGCGAGTGCGCCCGCCGGCAGGCATCCCAGGAGCAGCCGGACATGGGCGGCCACGGCCTGCGAGCGCAGGAGCGGGCCGCCGCCGAGCCTGCGGTTGAGGGTGTACGCGGTGGCCGCGAGGCCCGCGAAGAGCGCCACCGTATAGGCCCCGGCGATCCCGGTGACCGCCCAGCGCGGGGAGAGCGTCACGAAGGCGACGACGGTGAGGCCGGCGTTCACCGCGGCGATGACGAGGTTGAGCAGGAACGGGGTGCGGGTGTCGCCGAGCGCGTAGAAGCCGCGGGACAGCACGTATTGGCCGGAGAGCGCGATCAGGCCGGGCGCGAACGCCATGAGCATGCCCGCCATCACCGTGATGTCGGCGGCGCCCGTCCTGCCGTACGCGAAGACGGAGCCGAGGATCCAGGGCGCGAGGGCGAACAGGGCGCAGGCCGCGGGGACGATCACCGCGGCACAGGTCCGCACCCCGTAGGAGACATCGGCGCGCACCCCCGCGAGGTCGCCGTCCGCGAAGGCGCGGCTCATCCGGGGCATGAGCGCCGTGACCAGCGACACGGTGACGATGCCGTGCGGCACCATCCAGAGCACATACGCGTTGGTGTACGCGGTGTATCCCGCTCCGCCGGCCACGCCGAGCGCATCGGCCCGGGCGCCCGCGGTGGTGGCGAGCCGGGTCACCACCCAGTACGCGAGCTGGTTGGAGACCACCAGGAGCACCGCCCAGCCGGCCGACCTCAGCGGTCGGCCGAGCCCGCTGCCGCGCCAGTCGAACCGGGGCCGCCAGCGAAATCCCGCGGAGCGCAGCGAGGGGACCAGGGCGAGGGCCTGGACGGCGATGCCGGCGGTGGTGCCCCAGCCGAGCAGCTGGGCGTCGCCCGCGCTCAGCGTGCCCCCGCCATCGGCGGCGATCGCCAGATAGAGCCCGAACACCGCGATGACGACGAGGTTGTTGAGGACCGGGGTCCACATCATGGCGCCGAACCGGCCACGCGCGTTGAGGACCTGCCCGAACAGCGTGAACAGGCCGTAGAAGAGGATCTGCGGCAGGCAGTAGCGGGCCAGCGCGGTCGTGAGGTCGGCCTGGGCGCCGGTGTAGTCGGTGTACGCGCCGACGACCAGCGGGGCGGCGAACACCGCGAGCGCGGTGACGGCGACCAGGGCGGTCGCGCAGGCCGTCATGAGCCGGTCGGTGTAGGCGGCGCCGCCGTCGGCGTGCTCCTTGGCGGCGCGCACCAGCTCGGGCACGAAGACCGCGTTGAGGGTGCCGCCGATGAGGAGCATGTAGAGGATGTTGGGGACGTTGTTGGCGACCGCGTATCCGTCGCCGAGCAGCCCGACCCCGAGCGCCGCCGCGACCACCGCGGAACGGACGAAACCGGTCGCGCGCGAGACGACGGAGCCCGCCGCCATCAGCGCGCTGCTGCGCATCAGGCCCGCGCTCCTGGCCACGACGGCCTGCGGTGCGGTCGCCGTCATCGGCGGGCCAGATAGGCCTGGAAGGCCCGGTACAGCGCGTTGTTGGCGGTCCCGCCCATGGACGTCTCCCACTCCCCCAGCGTCTCGACGACCTGTCCCCCGGTGCCGAGCTTCCAGCGCAGGAGGCCGTAGGGCCGGTCCCGCGGATCAAGAGTGGAGGGTACCCCGCGCATGTCGTACACCTCGGCGCCCCGTGCGTGGGCGTCCTGGATCATCTGCCACTGGAGCGCGTTGCTGGGGCGGACCTCGCGGCGGTGGTCGGCGGAGGCGCCGGTCTGGTACCAGACCTGCCGCCCGACCGTGATCATGGTGTGCGCGGCGAGCACCTCGCCCTGGTGAACGGCGAGGCAGAGCCGCATCCGGCCCGTACGTTCGGCGTTGAGGGCCGCGTACTGGCGCTGGTAGTACGCCAGGGAGCGGCCGAGCCGGAAGCCGTCGCGCTCCTCGGTGATCTTGAGGAGCCGGTAGAACTCGGGGAGGTCGTCGGCTCCGCCGGTGACGATGCGTACCCCCGCCTTCTGCGCGGTGCGCACGTTGCGCCGCCACTCCTGGTTGAACCCGGCCCACACCTGCTCGGTGCCGCGGCCGGCCAGCGGCAGCCGGAAGACATGGCGCGGCTGTGCGTCGGCGTCCCCGTCGTCGTCACCGCCGCATCTCTTCCAGCCCCGGGTCCGCAGGCGTTCGGCGACGGCGGAGCCGAGCGGGTCCACCTCGGTAGCCAGCACGTCGCCGATCCTGCGGCCCGCCCCTGTGCCGGCCTTGAGGCGGGAGGCGTCCCAGCGGCGGTAGGCGGGGGTGGGCCCGATCCGTACCGCGAAGGCTCCGGCTCTGCGCAGATGCCGCAGCAACGGGTCGAGCCAGCGGTCCATTTCGGGGTGGGACCAGTCGGTGACCGGGCCGTCCGGCAGATAGGCGAAGTATTTCCGGGTGCCGGGGAAATTCCGGTAGAGGATCTGCGCGGCGCCGGTCAATTCGCCGCCATCGAAGGACCAGCCGACCCTTTCGGTGGTCCATTGGTCCTTCACATCGGCCCACGAGGGACATTGCAGAAAGCTGACGTCGGCGCGGCCCGCGAGAAAGGAGCGGTACTCCTCGGTGCTGAGGGCGCGAACCCCGGCGTCCTGGTCTCGGTCGTCGGTCACCAGCAGTGCGGACACGTCCGTGGCCTCCCAAGTGCGCCCCGTCGTCGGTTTTCAGGGGGTTCACAGGATGTTCACAGCGGTCCATGACGGGTTGGCGCGAGGTGTGTGACGGGACGATGACCGTTTCTCTGCGGTCCTCGTCACACACCGGATTCCCCCTTTTCGGGCGCGCCCCGCAACCTAAGGTCCCGATGGTGACTCTCACCTGTGGAGAAGAATTCGCAACGGAGGTTTCCAGTTGAGCCGCATACGCCGCCACGCCCGGTTTAATCGTCCGGCCCCTTTCGCCGCCCTGGCCGGAACGGCGGTTCTCGCCGCGGCACTGACCGCCTGCGGGGGTGGTGACTCCTCGTCCGGCGACGCCAAGTCGGACCTCAAGCCCCAGAAGAAGATGGAGATCTCGGTCAATCTGACGGGCAGTCAGGCAAAGGCGGGCCAGCCCGTGAAGGTGACTTTGGCGGACGGCACGCTGAACGGCGTCACGGTCACGGACGCCAAGGGCGGCACGCTCGGCGGAAAGGTGTCGCCCGACGGCAGGACGTGGACCTCGGACCGGGTGGCCGCGCCGGGCACCTCGTACACCGTCGAGGCCAAGGAGGCCAAGGGCGCGACGGCGAAGGCCGAGTTCGCCACGGCGGCAGCCGGCAAGGTCAACAAGGTGAGCATGGTGCCCGGCAAGGGCTCGACGGTGGGGATCGGCCAGCCCGTGTCGATCGTGTTCGACAACCCGGTCAAGAACCGGGCCGAGGTGGAGAAGCACCTGAAGGTGACGGCCTCCGACGCCACCGAGGGCTCCTGGGGCTGGATGCAGGACTACTCGGGCAAGGACCGGGTCGACTGGCGTCCCAAGGATTACTGGAAGTCCGGCACCAAGGTGACCCTGGAGGCCGATCTCAACGGGATCGACTCGGGCACGGCGGGCGGCTGGTTCGTGAAGGACTACAAGAGCGACTTCACGATCGGGAAGAACCAGGTCGCCAAGGCCGACCTCGACAACCACCGCCTCAAGCTGTACCGCGACGGCCAGTTGGTCAAGGACATCCCGATGTCGGGCGGCACCCCGGGCGGCGACAAGGCGTCCTGGCGCGGCAAGACCGTCCTGATGGCGAAGGAGGGGACGATCAACATGAACTCGGAGACCGTCGGCCTCGGCAAGACGTACGACAAGATGGTCGACTACTCGATGCGGCTGACCTGGTCCGGGATGTACGCCCACGCCGCGCCGTGGAACGACCGGTGGTTCGGCTCGGCGAACATGAGCTCGGGCTGCATCGGCATGAGCACGTCGGACGCCAGGTTCGTGTACGACACGGTCCAGGTCGGCGACCCGTTCGAGATCGTCGGCGACGACGCCAAGGGGACCCAGGCCCTCAACAACGGCTACGGCGAGTGGAATCTGAGCTACGACGCCTGGAAGGCCAAGAGCGCCCTCACGGACACCACGAACCACTGACGGTTCGTAGAACCGCCCATCGTGCTCCCCCATCCACCAAGGAGAGCGGCACCCTCGTCGCCTACCTCCACGACGTGGGGCCGCTCGGCCTCGGCGAGCCGGTCGGCAACGCCTCCCGCGCCTTGCGGCACCGGTGGACACCGTCGACCCGCTCTCCATCGAGCACAACCCGCTCGGCGCGCAGCTGACCTTCTCCTCGCCCGCGTCGGACCCTCGTCTCCGACGGTCCCGCTCCGCGAGAAGTGATCACCGGCTGCTGCCGGGTGGGTTCCTGCCCCTCGGCTACCGCTCTCCCAAGGACCTAGCGTCCAGGGGGAACCCCCCTTGGCAGCAGCGTCCCTGGTTCGGCCGGTGCGACGTCCACGGCCTCCGTCTTGGGATTGCGCTTCTGTCTCCTGGCCATCCAGGTGGCGAACCAGGAGAGCAGCATGCACATCCCGATGTAGATCGGCGAGATCACCATCACCACGGGGATGAACGGCAAATCGTAGTCGAGATTCGACGCGATGAGCTTCCCCGCGTGCAGAAACTCCTCATAGGTGATCAAGAAGCCGAGCGAGGTGTCCTTCAGGGCGACCACCAGCTGGCTGATGATGGTCGGCAGCATGGCCCGGATCCCCTGCGGGACCAGCACGTACGTCATGACCTGCGTCTTGCGCATGCCGAGTGAGAATGCCGCCTCCTTCTGGCCGCGTTCCACGGAGTTGACGCCGGTTCTGAAGACCTCGGCGAGCACCGAGCCGTTGTAGAGCGTCAGCCCGGCCACCAGGGCGGGCAGCGGCTGGACCTTCAGCGCCACGAAGATGAAGAAGATCATCACGAGCACGGGCATCGCGCGGAAGAACTCGACGAGCAGGGTCGCGATCCAGCGCAGCGGCCGGTGGTCGGAGAGCCGCCCGGTGGCGAGGACCGCGCCGAGCGCGAGGGAGAACACCGAGGCGAACGCGAAGGCCCGCAACGTGTTGCCGAGCCCGCGCAGCAGGAGGTCCTGGATGCCCCGGTACTCGAACGGCGTCCACTTCGCGGAGGTGAACTGGTCGGTGTCGAAGAGGAGATACACGAGCCAGCCCACGAGCAGCAGGATCAGGGCCGTCGAGATCACCCCGTACACCAGGTGCCGCTGCTGGGTCCTGGGCCCGGGAACGTCGTAGAGGGCGGTGGCTTCCTTGGCCAGTGGCGCGGTCATCGGGCGACTCCCCAGCGCTTCTCGAGGATGTTGAAGACGGCGCTGATGAAGAGGGTGATGATCAGATAGCCGATCGCGATCCAGACGAAGGTCCAGATGATGTTGTAGCCCAGCTCGCTCAACGTCTTGTACGTACCGAGGAGTTCGGTGACGCTGAACGCCCCGGCGATCGCGGAGTTCTTCGCGAGTGCGATCAGGGTGGAGCCGACCGGCGGGATCACGGACCGGAAGGCCTGCGGCAGCACCACCGTGGACAGCGTCTGACCGAAGGTCATCCCGAGGCTCCTGGCCGCCTCGCCCTGGCCGCGGGGCACGGTGTTGATGCCGGAGCGCAGCGCCTCGCAGATGAACGCGGAGGTGTAGCAGCCGAGCGCGATCACCGCGAACAGCTGGAAGGGCAGCACCAGTCCGAAGCGCGGCAGGCCGAGCAGCACGGCGAAGAAGAGCAGCGTCAGCGGGGTGTTGCGCAGTACGGCCACCCACACCGTGCCGAGCGCCCGGAAGGAGCCGACCGGGGAGACCCGGCAGGACGCCATGACGAAGCCGAGCACCAGCGCCAGCACCGAGGCGTAGACGGTCAGTTCGACGGTGCCGAGGAAGCCCTTGCCGTACAGCGAGAAGTTCTTGGTGAGTACGTCCATTGCGGCCTCAGCTCGCCGGGTAGCGGTCGATGGGCGGGGCGGGGGCGGCCGGGCGGCCGGACAGGCCGAGCGTGGCGGCGTACGCCTTCTTCCAGTCGCCGTTCTTCTCGTGGGCCTCGATGGCGTCGTCCAGCGCGAAGCGCAGCGTGTTGTCGCTCCGGGGCACGCCGACGCCGTACGGCTCCTTGGAGAACGGCTTGCCGACGACCTTGAGCTCGTCGGGCACCTTGGCCGCGTAGCCGCTCAGGATGGTGTCGTCGGTGGTGACGGCGGCGACCTGGAAGGTGAGCAGGTTGTCCACGCACACGGAGTAGGTGTCGTAGGCGACCATGTCGACCTTCGGGTAGTCCTTCTCCATCCGCTGAAAGGGGGTGGACCCGGCGGCCGAGCACACGCGCTTGCCCGCGAAGTCCTGGGGCGCGGTGAGGCCGTTCTCGTCCGTGCGCACCAGCAGCCCCTGGCCGGCCAGGTAGTAGGGGCCCGCGAAGCCGACCAGCTTCTTGCGGTTGGCGTTGATGGTGTACGTGCCGACGTAGTAGTCGATCTGGCCGTTCTGGAGGGCGGTCTCGCGGTTGGCCGAGGCGATCGTCTTGAACTCGATGGTCGCCGGGTCGAAGCCGAGCGAGGCCGACATCATTTTGGCGATCTCGATGTCGAAGCCGGTGTAGACGCCGGTGGCCGGGTCCTTCTCGCCCAGGTAGGGCTGGTCCTCCTTGGCGCCGACGACGAGATGGCCGCGGTTCTTGGCCCGCCGCCACACGGAGGAGTCGGGGAGGCTGATGTCCTTGGCGACCGCGTAGTGCGGCAGCAGTTCGGCCTTGGGGCCCTTCACCGGCGGGCTGCCCGACTTGCCGCAGCCGGCCACGGCCAGGGCGAGCAACAGGGCGGCGAGCGCGCGTCGTGTGGCCATCATCGTTGCGTACACCCCCCGTTCAGTGCTTGAGGATCTTGGAGAGGAAGTCCTTGGCCCGGTCGCTGTGCGGGTTGGTGAAGAAGTCGTCGGGGGTGCGGTCCTCGATGATCCGGCCGTCCGCCATGAACACGACGCGGTTGGCGGCGGAGCGGGCGAAGCCCATCTCGTGGGTGACGACGACCATGGTCATGCCCTCGCGGGCGAGCTGCTGCATGACTTCGAGGACCTCGTTGATCATCTCCGGGTCGAGCGCCGAAGTGGGCTCGTCGAAGAGCATGACCTTGGGGTCCATGGCCAGCGCGCGGGCGATGGCCACGCGCTGCTGCTGGCCGCCGGAGAGCTGGGCGGGGAGCTTGTCCGCCTGGGCGGCGAGGCCGACCCGGTCCAGGAGCTCGCGGGAGCGGCGGTCGGCCTCCTCCTTCTTGCGGCCCCGGACCTTGATCTGGGCCAGCGACACATTGGCGAGGACGGACTTGTGCGCGAAGAGGTTGAACGACTGGAAGACCATGCCCACTTCGGCCCGGAGCCGCGCCAGGCCCTTGCCCTCGTCCGGGAGGGGTCTGCCGTCGATGGCGATGGAGCCGGATTCGATGGTCTCCAGACGGTTCATCGTCCGGCACAGCGTTGACTTGCCCGAGCCGGACGGGCCGATGACCACCACCACCTCCCCGCGGCCGACGGTGAGGTTGATGCCCTGGAGGACGTGCAACTTCCCGTAGTGCTTGTTGACGTCACGCAGCTCGATCAAGGGATCGACGGCCATACGCTGTCCTGCCCACTCATCGCTGTGTCGAGGTCAGCGCAAACTATCCAGCCCGGTAAGGGACTTCACCTCGACACGCACGAATAGGGCATAAACCGTATTTTGGCCCCGTGGGCCCCGGGGGCGTCCGCATGCCGCGGGGATCAGGCCTCGGAGGCCTCGGCGTAGACCTGGAACAGTTCGGGGGCGCCGGTCGTCGCCCAGGTCAGGCCCGCGTCCACGACGTCGATCTCGCGGCCGGAGGCGAGCCGCACCACGGGCCGGCCACTGGGCCACACGTCCCAGCCGGCGCCCGCAACGGTGCGGACGATCACGGTGCCCAGATACAGGCCGGCGTCGTTGCCCAGCCAGGGCAGCTCCTCCGGGTCCTCGCGCCAGCGCGGCGGCAGCTGGTCCAGCGCCTCCAACGAGGCCGGGGAGTCGTCGAGTTCGAGCTTGCTCTGCCAGGCCCGGGTCCGCAGCAGCTCGCACTCGGAGAGCAGCGCCGCGACGCCCTCCGGGTCTTCCCTCATGGCGTCGTAGACCGACACCCCGTGCGCCGCCGAGTGCCGCTTGCGCCAGTTCTGGAGGAAGTTCATACGATCCAGACTCCCATTCGACGGCTTCGTCGCACTACAGGGCACGCGGGGCGGTCGTCAACCCCGGGCGGCAGGCCTCAGACCGACAGGTCCACGACGACCGGGGCGTGGTCGGAGGCGCCCTTGCCCTTGCGCTCCTCGCGGTCCACGTAGCTGTCCTTGACGGCGGTGGCGAACGGCTCGTTGCCGTAGACCAGGTCGATGCGCATGCCCCGGTTCTTGGGGAAGGCCAGCTGGCGGTAGTCCCAGTACGTGTACGGACGGTCGTACTTCAGCGGGCGGGGCACCACGTCCGACAGGCCCGCCTCGCGCAGGGCGGCGAGCGCGGCACGCTCGGCGGGGGTGACATGAGTGAGGCCCTCGAAGACCGCCGGGTCGTAGACGTCCTCGTCGGTGGGGGCCACGTTGTAGTCACCGAGGACCGCGAACGGCCGCGGGCCCGCGGCGTCCTCGGCGACGGCCGCCTTCAGCGCCTCGAACCAGGCCAGCTTGTACGTGTAGTGGTCGTGCGCGACCTCGCGGCCGTTGGGCACGTAGACCGACCAGAGGCGGACCCCGCCACATGTCCCCGAGATCGCGCGGGGCTCTTGCACGCCCTCGTACTCCGGGCCGCCGGGCAGGCCGAGCACGATGTCGTCGAGGCCGACCCGGGAGATCAGGGCCACGCCGTTCCACCGGCCGGTGGCGTTGACCGCGGACTCGTATCCGAGCTCGCGCAGCTCGGCGGCGGGGAAGCCCTCGGCGGTGGTCTTGGTCTCCTGGACGCACAGCACGTCCGTGCCGGAGCTCTCCAGCCAAGCCAGAAGACGGGGCAGCCGAGCGGTGATCGAGTTGACGTTCCAGGTGGCGATGCGCATGGATCCCAACCTACCGCCCGGCTCTGACACTCACAGCTGCGTCGAGTCCCCCGGGCTCAGGCGGCCGTGCTCGGCGCCGCCGAGGCCGCCGATCTGCGAGTCGTAGATCGGCCGGGCGAGGTCGGTGAGGAGGGCGTCGTGGATGTCGATCGCGCGGCGCGGCCCGACCTCGCGTACGTAGTCGATGACCTCGGAGATCTTGCTCCAGGGCGCCATCACCGGAAGCATCAGGGTGTCCACGGCCCGGTCGGGGACGGTGAGCGCGTCGCCGGGGTGGAAGACCGAACCGTCCACCAGGAAGCCGATGTTGGTGATGCGGGGGATGTCGGGGTGGATCACCGCGTGCAGCTCGCCGTACACCTGGATGTCGAAGCCGGCCGCGCTGAAGGCGTCCCCGTGCCCGACCGTGTGGACGCGCCCGGGGAAGGCCGCCGAGACCTTCTCCGCGACGCTGCGCAGGGTCCAGATCTCGGCGGCGGGGTTGGCTTCGAGGCCTGCCCGCAGCCGCTCCTCGTTGAAGTGGTCGAGGTGCTCGTGGGTGACCAGGATCGCGTCGGCGCCCACTGCCGCGTCGCTCTCGCTGAACGTACCCGGGTCGATGACCAGGGTCCGGCCGTCCTTGCTCAGCTGGACGCAGGCATGGGTCTTCTTGGTCAGTTTCAGGCTCATGATCCCATCTTGCTCCCGACGGCCCGGACCGGAACGGAATTCGCTCAGCCGCGCGGGGCGGTCTCCTCCCGGATGACCGCGCCCGCGACCCGCACCGCGGCGCTCGCGGCGGGAAGCCCGCAGTACACGCCGGTCTGGATCAGCACTTCCTCGATCTCGGCGGGGGTGAGCCCGGCGCGCAGCGCGGCCCGGGTGTGCGCCGCGAGGTCGTCGAGGTGGCCGCCGGAGGCGAGCGCGGCCAGGGCCACCGCGGCCCGGGTACGCCGGTCGAGGCCGTCCCTCGACCACACCTGGCCCCAGGCGTGACGGGTGGCGAGCTCGTCGAAGCCGGCGCCGAAGGCATCGGCCCGGGCGGTCTCGGCGTCCACCGGGGCGCCACCGAGCACGTCCCGCCGGATCCGGAGGCCGAGCTCGTACGGGTCGGGGTGCGGGGAGGGGGCGGTGGGTTCGGCGGGGGCGGGGGGTTCAGCGGGGTTGCCGGGTTCGGCGGGGGCGGTGGGTTCAGCGCGGCTGCCGGGCTCGGCGGGTTCGCTGGGTTCGCCGGGGGCCGCCGACTCGGCCGGGGGCTCTGGGGTGGGCGGGGCGAGGAGGCCGAGGGGTTCGGTGGGTGCGGGGGGCGGGGCGATGGGGCCCGGGGAGGCGAGGGGGGTCGGGGTCCCGAAGGGCCCTGGGGCGGGGAAGGCGGCCGGGTTTGGGAAGGGGGTCGGGGTTGCCACGGGCCCCGGGGCCGGGAAGGGGGACGGGTTGGCGAAGGGGGCCGGGGTCGCCACGGGTCCCGGGGCCGGGAAGGGCGCTGGGGGCTCGGAGGACCCGGAGGGTGTGGTGGTGGCGGACGGCGCTGGGGGCGGGGGCGGGGTCTCCTGCCAGGCCGTCGAGAAGTGGTGTACGAGGAGGTCGGTGACGGCGGCCGGCTGCTCGACGGGGGCCAGATGGGAGGCGCCCGGCACCACGGCGAGGCCGGCGCCCGGTATGCCCGCGACCAGGGTGCGGGCCTCGCCCGGCCCGGTGACCCGGTCCTCGGCGCCGACCAGGGCGAGCGTGGGGACGGCGATGCGCCCGAGATCGGCGCGGATGTCGAAGGCGGCGAGCGCCTCGCAGGCGGCTATGTAGCAGGCGGGGTCGGTGGTGCGGACCATCTGCACGGCCCACTCCACGATGGCGGGCTGGGCCGCGGCGTAGGCGGCGGTGAACCAGCGCTCGGGCGCGGACCGCGCCATGGGGTCCATGCCGTTGGTGCGGACGACGACACCGCGCTGGCGGTACTCGTCGGCGGTGCCGAACCGGGCCGAGGAAGCGACCAGGGCGAGCGAGGCGAGCCGGTGGGGGTGGCGCAGGGCCAGATCGGCGCCGATCGCCCCGCCGATGGAGCAGCCCGCGTAACCGAACCGCTGGATGCCGAGCCCGTCGAGGGTGGCGATGAGCCGGTCACCGAGCTCGGCGACGGAGTGGGCCGGCTGGGCGGGGGCGCCGCCGTGCCCCGGCAGGTCGAACCGCAGCACCCGCCAGGTGCCGGCCAGCTCGGGTATCTGGCGGTCCCACATGTGCCAGGTGGTACCCAGTGAGGGACCCACGACCAGGACCGGAGCGTCTTCCGGCCCGTCAACGCGGTATTGCAAGGTGTTCTTCGGTGTCTCGCTCACCTGCCCGACCCTCTCATCTCTCACCTTCACTCCTACCGCCAGGGTCAGAAGGTCTGAGGGGACGCAGGTATGGGCGCCACAAGACATCACCCCCGTCACCCCCGTCGGCCTGCTGGCCCTGCTCTCCACTCCGGTCGGCTCCCCCGAACACTGGGGCGAGCAAGTCCTTGAGCGCGCCCTGCTCGCCCGCGCGCACACCGTCGCCGACCGTGGGCGCCGGCCGAACTGATCGCGGTTACGGAAGGATCCGTCCACGAACTTGCTGACGGGCGTGTGGCTGCGTGCGGCGGCGCGCGCCGAACAGGGCC
Protein-coding sequences here:
- a CDS encoding L,D-transpeptidase, whose translation is MSRIRRHARFNRPAPFAALAGTAVLAAALTACGGGDSSSGDAKSDLKPQKKMEISVNLTGSQAKAGQPVKVTLADGTLNGVTVTDAKGGTLGGKVSPDGRTWTSDRVAAPGTSYTVEAKEAKGATAKAEFATAAAGKVNKVSMVPGKGSTVGIGQPVSIVFDNPVKNRAEVEKHLKVTASDATEGSWGWMQDYSGKDRVDWRPKDYWKSGTKVTLEADLNGIDSGTAGGWFVKDYKSDFTIGKNQVAKADLDNHRLKLYRDGQLVKDIPMSGGTPGGDKASWRGKTVLMAKEGTINMNSETVGLGKTYDKMVDYSMRLTWSGMYAHAAPWNDRWFGSANMSSGCIGMSTSDARFVYDTVQVGDPFEIVGDDAKGTQALNNGYGEWNLSYDAWKAKSALTDTTNH
- the murJ gene encoding murein biosynthesis integral membrane protein MurJ, which gives rise to MTATAPQAVVARSAGLMRSSALMAAGSVVSRATGFVRSAVVAAALGVGLLGDGYAVANNVPNILYMLLIGGTLNAVFVPELVRAAKEHADGGAAYTDRLMTACATALVAVTALAVFAAPLVVGAYTDYTGAQADLTTALARYCLPQILFYGLFTLFGQVLNARGRFGAMMWTPVLNNLVVIAVFGLYLAIAADGGGTLSAGDAQLLGWGTTAGIAVQALALVPSLRSAGFRWRPRFDWRGSGLGRPLRSAGWAVLLVVSNQLAYWVVTRLATTAGARADALGVAGGAGYTAYTNAYVLWMVPHGIVTVSLVTALMPRMSRAFADGDLAGVRADVSYGVRTCAAVIVPAACALFALAPWILGSVFAYGRTGAADITVMAGMLMAFAPGLIALSGQYVLSRGFYALGDTRTPFLLNLVIAAVNAGLTVVAFVTLSPRWAVTGIAGAYTVALFAGLAATAYTLNRRLGGGPLLRSQAVAAHVRLLLGCLPAGALAYVAARALDPLGSVAAAAAGVVALVVVLALLARPLGLTGLDAVLDKVRGGGRHRAR
- a CDS encoding sensor histidine kinase, translating into MRFPVRRSLRPGLRTRLIAAFLLVAAVSALTTAALTYQSARSAILKQAQDQAVEQFREQIANEYFALPASAAALQNACRSLARAGKPHPWFVFAEYGTLRASSTSRPTSTVITDELRNQTHANAHGSFQRVIQDGTPYLTIGMPVMFDRGSSEQHSGVYLYAVMDLRTESVTIQAMVSAAKNGALPALAVAVVPALLAARSVLRPVRDLRRAASSMGKGRLDTRIEVKGSDELADLAWTFNESAEQLERSVEELQKAEARARRFASDVSHELRTPLAGMLAVTEVLDEDADGLDPDTARAVRLISAETGKLATLVEDLMEISRFDAKAAELNPDEVDVAETIRKTLQRRHWQDRVRTQLPDGVRAMIDPRRFDIVMANLVGNALRHGVEPVTVRLRPAVGEGPLVVEVEDGGPGIDAAVLPHIFDRFFKADAARTRSAGSGLGLAITQENVRLHGGTVRATNGPGGGALFTVELPTGLLAAEAAEAAEAAEAAEAAQAAGAAGATEAGEAAR
- a CDS encoding response regulator transcription factor, producing the protein MPRVLLIEDDPSVREGVELGLRRRGHEVLTAGTGEAGLAALTSFHPELVLLDLMLPGMNGVQVCRRIRETSQLPIIMLTARGDDFDVVIGLEAGADDYIVKPARTEVIEARIRAVLRRLADPVTRGGPEVHGELALDRAGLTAAKNGERLALAPSELKLLLHLAASPEQVFSRQQLLESVWEHSYHGDARLVDACVRRLRQKLGDTAGPDGAPRYIQTVRGFGYRFGPL
- a CDS encoding lipid II:glycine glycyltransferase FemX, encoding MSALLVTDDRDQDAGVRALSTEEYRSFLAGRADVSFLQCPSWADVKDQWTTERVGWSFDGGELTGAAQILYRNFPGTRKYFAYLPDGPVTDWSHPEMDRWLDPLLRHLRRAGAFAVRIGPTPAYRRWDASRLKAGTGAGRRIGDVLATEVDPLGSAVAERLRTRGWKRCGGDDDGDADAQPRHVFRLPLAGRGTEQVWAGFNQEWRRNVRTAQKAGVRIVTGGADDLPEFYRLLKITEERDGFRLGRSLAYYQRQYAALNAERTGRMRLCLAVHQGEVLAAHTMITVGRQVWYQTGASADHRREVRPSNALQWQMIQDAHARGAEVYDMRGVPSTLDPRDRPYGLLRWKLGTGGQVVETLGEWETSMGGTANNALYRAFQAYLARR